The genomic window AGCAATGTCGTGTTCCTGTGCCTCATACAATCCAGTTTGATTTTGAACAAACAAAAGTCCTTGTCCTTCGGCATAAAATAAATCAGTTCGTAAATCACCATCCCAATCTCCAACACTTATATAACCATTACCCTTTGCAGGCAGGCCCAAATGATCAGGAACTATGACAAAAGGTTTCTGAGCATCTGCGGGATTTAGAAAGACTCGTAATCCATTGCCTTCAAAACTCGCTATGATATCTGGATAGCCATCCTGATTTAGTTCTACAAAAGAAGCTGCTTTCAGTTTTCCAAACTTAGAAAAATCAAGAGAAGGGCCCTTCTCTAATTTAAATTTCTCGGAAAATACTCCTCGATAGAAAGTATTGCCTAGCAAAAGATCGTTCAGGCCATCACAATCAAAGTCTGCAAAAGAAAGGCTCGCACTTTTGGTATCGATCCCATACTCCTTGGTAAAGTCAGTGAAGACCATAGGCTCTACTTGGATAAATAGACGGTCGCCTCCTAGAGAGGCTGCAGCAATGTCCTCCAAACCATCTCCATTGATATCAAAAATCCCGATTCCTTCAACAGATTGCTCTAGATCGGCAATGAGGATATCAGGTTTAAATTTCACATAAGCCTTGCGTGGATAGAAATCTGTATTTAGTGCCATTTCACGAAGCATCTGGATCAGTTGAGAACTCATTCCATTAAAGATTCCTGCAAGTGTATTGACTTTATTCCCCTGTGAATCAGATTCCATTTCCTGTTCAATACCCAGAGTAAAAACACCAGGAGCAGTTACTTCACCCACGAGGAACTCATCTAAGTAAAAACGCACTTGTCGACTTGAGCGACGTTTACTAGGTCTTCCTGCAAAAACAGGGAAGGAGTTGCCTTTTACTAAGCGTCCTTGGCTATGGCGAGACTCTACTTGATTTGCTAGGGAACCGGTAAAGATTACCTCGATTGTTTCTCCTACAGGCGTAGGGCCTTTTATCGTTTCCGTAACCTTAAAGCTTGCCTTTGATTCTTTGGTATCGACGGATGTTACTTCAAGAACAAGGACATTATCATATTTGCTGAAGTAAACGTCCGGCTGTAAAGCAGGGTTTATAACTGCATGGGTCTTGGGCGCTACAAGATATAAAACTAAGCAAATATGAAGGGGTATGAGGGATTTTCTTAGGGACATTCTGAACTACTACTCAATCACATATGTGGTGGTGTAAGTAGGGCTAAAACCAACACCTTTTTTATAAGCACGCACAGTTAGTTTACTTGTTTCCGTCAAGCTAAACGGGCTTGTATAAGTTGGGGAGCTGGCATCGGGTAAGCTGCCATCTGTCGTGTATTTGATCTGAGCTCCAGGCACTTTACTTTGGATTTCTACCTCTACAGAGTCATTGAAAATCTTGGCAATTGGGGTCTTTATCTGCTCTTTACCCTCTCCTACTTTTTTCATTTGGGTGTTTTCAGGAATTGCTTTTAATTGAAAGGGTTCATATTCACTTAGGTGTTTGTTCATAGATTTTATGGCCATTTCGGTCATTCCCCATTCTGACTTTTGATCACCGCGCTTATGGTAATAGGAATTTGGATCTGCTTTCATTTTCGAAATCAGGTCTTTGCGATTACTTGAAGCGTTATGGTTACCATATGTTATGTTTTCCCACTTGCTAGCGATCTTAGGATCAGATAACCCTATGCCGCCTTTTGCCAAGTAATCAAAGTGCACGCCATTTAGCTTCACATCACCGCCTAATTGCAACATGATGCCTTTGCGACCAGAGGCTTTTTCATCTTTTTGCCCCATAGGACGACCCTGGCCGTCTTTGATTTCTGGATTAGACGTAACGGAAGTAATCACAAGTCTAGCCTTTTCGGGATCCTTAGAGTAGACAC from Verrucomicrobiota bacterium includes these protein-coding regions:
- a CDS encoding VCBS repeat-containing protein, producing MSLRKSLIPLHICLVLYLVAPKTHAVINPALQPDVYFSKYDNVLVLEVTSVDTKESKASFKVTETIKGPTPVGETIEVIFTGSLANQVESRHSQGRLVKGNSFPVFAGRPSKRRSSRQVRFYLDEFLVGEVTAPGVFTLGIEQEMESDSQGNKVNTLAGIFNGMSSQLIQMLREMALNTDFYPRKAYVKFKPDILIADLEQSVEGIGIFDINGDGLEDIAAASLGGDRLFIQVEPMVFTDFTKEYGIDTKSASLSFADFDCDGLNDLLLGNTFYRGVFSEKFKLEKGPSLDFSKFGKLKAASFVELNQDGYPDIIASFEGNGLRVFLNPADAQKPFVIVPDHLGLPAKGNGYISVGDWDGDLRTDLFYAEGQGLLFVQNQTGLYEAQEHDIAYLFRTGLDTYGQTGAGVFMPTYDTDKMDLIIPVEKDWIIATNIDDVPTDISMYGNEISEGSDYHLATAYADLNIDGYMDIYTVSDQQKENRYIINRGYGSYMLSKVHVDDKPLFKGPAHGSGGRSLALGDITDDGVPDILIGNSEGKIYLIENDTLSMRVKTDLMKKDESRLMNVRLCSVRVLGPKGVIGARVRLLNSKDEVVIRKDIGVNLTTGCASPDNVCLAVRIPGVYKLKVTYADGYLFESTVDLSNETRVSIVAQRSDQEADDAVW